One genomic segment of Gossypium arboreum isolate Shixiya-1 chromosome 3, ASM2569848v2, whole genome shotgun sequence includes these proteins:
- the LOC108480191 gene encoding A-agglutinin anchorage subunit produces the protein MMNRNLRESLVSGGGRNNSNNIPAASLHHRRGKIFNAGLFPRDSEENLDLFSKSRRSLSVASSDVSVKQGRTSHGSDDLLSSTDGGKHDYDWLLTPPGTPVFPSSEGSESQSAPRSNSKVRSVSTTKASRLSVSHSENNPSSRPARSSSVTRPSLSSSYNNYSSNRGSSILNTSSASVSSYIRPSSPITRSLSTARPSIPSSRSTSSRPSTPLKVRQSPTSSYLDKSRPSQSSRPWTPTSRPQVPANLNSTAVRSNSRPSTPTRRNPAASLSLPVSPSPSSNGRTVSNGHTAAPASRPSSPGPRVRPPQQPVVPPDFPLDTPPNLRTTLPDRPISAGRSRPSASVTTKTNQDTTSSINMPRRHSSPIVPRGRLTEPPGRTRVHSNGHPSDIHESRKISHVFDLAMRKPVKSSTTTADGTGFGRTISKKSLDMAIRHMDIRNGTGSVHSLSGTTLFPQSIRSASVKTQTLRSLSTSDSVNSNGSSCSMKNGDYSENGNSTMRAAENGSDSHDGRYSAKLSEVDIYESSRYDAIFLKEDMKNTNWLHSIDDKLDQGSIFDNGFESLPEPFELL, from the exons ATGATGAATAGGAACCTAAGGGAATCGCTGGTGAGCGGCGGCGGGAGGAATAACAGTAATAACATTCCGGCGGCCTCCCTTCATCACCGCCGTGGAAAAATTTTTAACGCTGGATTGTTCCCCAGGGATTCAGAAGAGAATTTGGATCTTTTCTCAAAGAGTCGCCGCAGCCTCTCCGTCGCCTCCTCCGATG TGTCAGTAAAACAGGGAAGAACATCACATGGATCAGATGATCTACTTTCTTCTACAGATGGAGGAAAGCATGATTATGACTG GCTTCTAACTCCTCCTGGAACTCCAGTCTTTCCTTCATCTGAGGGATCAGAATCTCAGTCAGCTCCAAGAAGCAATTCCAAAGTTAGATCAGTTTCAACCACAAAGGCTTCAAGG CTTTCAGTTTCACATTCTGAAAATAATCCTTCCTCGAGACCTGCTAGAAGCAGTTCGGTCACTCGACCTTCTCTCTCTTCTTCATACAATAACTATTCATCAAATAGGGGCAGTTCAATTCTCAATACAAGCTCAGCTTCTGTGTCATCTTATATTAGACCATCCTCACCTATCACCCGCTCATTATCTACAGCAAGACCTTCAATCCCATCTTCAAGGTCAACATCATCGCGGCCCTCAACTCCTTTGAAAGTTCGTCAATCTCCAACAAGCTCTTACCTTGACAAGAGTAGGCCCTCACAAAGTTCAAGACCGTGGACTCCAACTTCTAGGCCACAAGTCCCTGCAAACTTGAACTCAACAGCTGTTCGTTCGAATTCTCGCCCATCAACTCCCACGCGTCGGAATCCAGCAGCTTCTTTGTCTTTACCAGTTAGTCCTTCACCTTCTTCTAATGGGCGCACTGTTTCAAATGGTCACACTGCAGCTCCAGCATCTCGACCAAGCTCCCCAGGTCCACGAGTCCGCCCTCCGCAACAGCCAGTTGTACCCCCTGATTTTCCTCTTGACACACCACCAAACCTTAGAACAACGTTGCCTGATAGGCCAATCTCTGCCGGTAGGTCCAGGCCCAGTGCTTCTGTTACCACAAAGACAAACCAAGATACTACCAGCTCTATAAATATGCCAAGAAGACATTCTTCACCTATTGTCCCGAGGGGAAGGCTCACCGAGCCTCCTGGAAGGACTCGGGTCCATTCCAATGGGCATCCATCTGACATACACGAGTCACGGAAGATCTCACATGTCTTCGATTTGGCTATGCGGAAACCTGTAAAATCTTCAACAACCACCGCAGATGGCACAGGATTTGGAAGGACTATCTCAAAGAAATCACTGGATATGGCTATTAGGCATATG GACATAAGAAATGGCACAGGGAGTGTTCATTCCCTTTCAGGCACAACGCTTTTTCCTCAGAGCATCCGATCTGCATCTGTAAAAACCCAAACTCTTCGTTCCTTAAGCACTTCAGACTCTGTGAATAGCAATGGAAGCTCTTGTAGCATGAAAAATGGAGACTACTCTGAGAATGGAAATAGTACAATGAGAGCTGCAGAGAACGGAAGTGATTCCCATGATGGAAGATACTCGGCCAAATTAAGTGAGGTGGACATCTATGAGAGTTCCCGTTATGATGCAATATTTCTAAAAGAGGACATGAAGAATACGAATTGGTTGCATAGCATTGATGATAAATTAGATCAAGGATCCATCTTTGATAATGGATTCGAGTCTCTGCCTGAACCATTTGAGCTATTATAA